A single window of Nicotiana tomentosiformis chromosome 1, ASM39032v3, whole genome shotgun sequence DNA harbors:
- the LOC138906625 gene encoding KNR4/SMI1 homolog, whose product MKILKKHGLDSGSEANILISQLQQKLEMIGQLREEVDIIKAATLGWKEGMDHLTAEKEAARAQLSSAESLLQGIKERSSVQSRKIEELEARLAFELAKAKSKAEKAKAEADAFVAVYRADAEATQAKEFEADARALTSAADDDDDDDDDDDENESGETLKEIHARGFDLIEEIKKAKELEADARALASDDDDDDDENESRSKSGEELDGEETTPGDNLGP is encoded by the exons atgaaaatcttaaaaaagCATGGGCTTGATTCGGGATCGGAAGCTAATATtttgatctcacagctgcagcagaagctcGAGATGATCGGGCagctccgtgaggaggtcgatataaTAAAGGCGgcgaccttggggtggaaagaaggtatggaccaccTTACTGCagagaaagaggctgctcgagcccaattatcatcggccgaaagttTACTTCAAGGAATAAAGGAGAGGAGCTCGGTTCAatcaagaaaaatagaggagctcgaagctcggttagctttcgaacttgccaaggccaaatctaaaGCTGAGAaagcaaaggccgaggcagatgctttcgtggccgtctatcgggccgatgctgaagccacTCAA GCTAAGGAGTTTGAAGCCGATGCTAGAGCCTTGACTTCTGctgctgatgatgatgatgatgatgatgatgatgatgatgagaacgAGAGCGG ggaaaccctcaaggaaatccatgctcgaggtttcgatcttattgaagagataaaaaaggctaaggagcttgaagctgATGCTAGAGCCCttgcttccgatgatgatgatgatgatgatgagaacgAGAGCAGGTCTAAGAGCGGAGAGGAGCTTGATGGAGAAGAAACTACTCCCGGAGATAATCTGGgaccttag